The window TGTGGATTCACCTGTGAGGATGGATTCGTTTACTTGTACGTTATATGCTTCGATAAGGGCGCAGTCTGCCGGGACACTATCCCCCGCTTCTAATATGACGATATCGCCTGGGACCAGTTCTCTAGCTGGAATGATAATCTGTTTTCCATCTCTTATTGCCGTTGCATGAGGTGCAGATAATTCCTTTAAAGCTTCAAGTGATCTTTCTGTCCGATACTCCTGTATAAAGCCTAATATGGCATTCATGATTATAATAATTGTTATAGTGGCGGCATCTGCTACTTCTCCTAAAAAATAAGATATGAGAGTAGCAAGCAGCAATACAATTATGATGAAGTTTTTGAATTGATTTAAAAATATTGTTAAGGGCGATATACCGCTTTTTTTTGTCAACTCGTTAAAGCCATATTTTTCTAAACGCGATTGAGCTTCTTTCTGAGATAAACCACTTAATTTGATTTTTTCATTAAATAAAAATAACTCATCTTCTTTTATCATAGGGACACTCCTTTAATCTATGAGCTAAATACCTATTGTTATTTATATTAAAACATGCATATTAATATGCCCGCTGGTATTATGGTTAAAGATCTTACAATTTTGTATTACTTTAATTTGCAATTTGAACAACTTATTTGTAAATATTATAAATTACAAATTGAAGTTTATCTTGGTGTACAATAGGTGTCAAAACTCTGGTATAATACATGTGGAGGTTTTTTTATGAAGGTATATGCACTTGTGGGGCCGAGTGGTTCCGGCAAATCATATAAGTCAATACTAATTGCTGGTGAGCGTGGCATAGAAGCTATTATAGACGATGGACTTTTAATTATGGGAAATAGGGTTATAGCAGGTCAGTCGGCTAAAAAGGAGCTTACCAAAGTCGCAGCTATAAAAAGGGCGCTGTTTGTAGAGGATGCTCATGCAAATGCGGTAAAAGACGCCATACAATCAATGCATTTGAAGAGCATATTGATCTTGGGGACATCTGAGGGGATGGTACATAAAATTGCTCAGCGCTTGGGATTGCCGCCTATATCTGAAATAATACACATAGAAGATGTTTCAAAACCGTGGGAAATAAAGAAAGCACAGAGCGACAGAGCCTTGAACGGTACACATGTGATACCTGTACCTACATTTGAGATAAAAAATAGCTTTTCTGGTTTTTTCATGGATCCACTAAAGGTGTTGCGCAGGATAGGGCAGAAAAGTGTGGTGATAGAAAAAACTTTGATAAGGCCTCATTATAGCTATATGGGTAGATATGAAATAGCTGATATTGCTATTATTTCTATTGTATCCTACGAGGCCTTGAAGGTGGATGGCGTCACAAAAACAGGGAGGATTGATATAAAAAAAGGAGATGATGGAATTATCGTTGGCGTCGAGGTAACGGTGGAATACGGGAGAAAAATACCGGAGATAGTTTTAAACGTTCAAGCAAATGTAAAAAATCAAGTGGAATATATGACGGCTATAAATGTCCTTAAAGTTAATGTCTATGTAAGGGGTATTGATTTAAAAAGTATAGCTAGAAATAAAAATTCTTGAAAGTCCATAATCTTAGGCGTATAATAAACTTACTAAAATAATTTTAAAAAGGAGAAGGAGATTGAGGGTGTAGAGTGGTATTAAATCTGACGGCGAATCAGCAGTATTTAAGGGTATTAAATCGATGCACGGTGTTTGAGGAAATAAGCAAGAACGGTGCCTTGAGCCGGGCTGATCTACAAAAAAAGACTGGTCTTACGGCGACAGCTATATCAAATATCGTAGGAGACCTTCTGAGAAATCGCTTGATTATAGAATACGATGGTGGTATGTCAACGGGTGGAAGACCGCCGAAACTTCTCGACGTAGATAAGATTCATTGGGGTGTTTTGGGTGTAGATATAGATCCTGCTATTGTAACGGTAGGTTTAATGGATTTAAAAGGGACTATTATTGCTTTAAGATCAAAGAAATTAGCAGATAGCGATATAAATAATGTCGCGGATATTGTGAAAGAATTGGCTACAGATGTGAGCAGGGATTCCAATAGAAAGGTTCTTGCTGCCGGTGTAGGTATTCCTGGATGGGTTTACCCTAAAACCCAGGTGGTAGCGTTTGCTCCTAATTTAAATTGGAAGGATGTGGATTTAAAGTTCTGCCTCAATGAAAAATTGCAAATTCCTGTATACCTCGATAATGAGGCCAATGTAACAGCGATGGGAGAAGGATGGGCCGGATGCGCTCAAAATATCGATAATTTTATTGCTGTTAATTTCAGGACGGGTGTCGGCTCAGGAATTGTAATAGATGGTCTTATATATAGAGGCATATCAGGCAGCAGCG of the Caldanaerobius fijiensis DSM 17918 genome contains:
- a CDS encoding Asp23/Gls24 family envelope stress response protein; this translates as MKVYALVGPSGSGKSYKSILIAGERGIEAIIDDGLLIMGNRVIAGQSAKKELTKVAAIKRALFVEDAHANAVKDAIQSMHLKSILILGTSEGMVHKIAQRLGLPPISEIIHIEDVSKPWEIKKAQSDRALNGTHVIPVPTFEIKNSFSGFFMDPLKVLRRIGQKSVVIEKTLIRPHYSYMGRYEIADIAIISIVSYEALKVDGVTKTGRIDIKKGDDGIIVGVEVTVEYGRKIPEIVLNVQANVKNQVEYMTAINVLKVNVYVRGIDLKSIARNKNS
- a CDS encoding ROK family protein, yielding MVLNLTANQQYLRVLNRCTVFEEISKNGALSRADLQKKTGLTATAISNIVGDLLRNRLIIEYDGGMSTGGRPPKLLDVDKIHWGVLGVDIDPAIVTVGLMDLKGTIIALRSKKLADSDINNVADIVKELATDVSRDSNRKVLAAGVGIPGWVYPKTQVVAFAPNLNWKDVDLKFCLNEKLQIPVYLDNEANVTAMGEGWAGCAQNIDNFIAVNFRTGVGSGIVIDGLIYRGISGSSGEIGHITVDEGGRRCSCGNYGCLETIASTPAICERFKKKKGDMHMAVDVKVIADSAKSGDHIALEVLRDTGKYIGIAFSMAVNLLNPQLVILGGDAVEYGEIILPEIEQSMRSKALSTSVNSCSVKISSLGKTAPVVGAGILALQSHLSNII